The Sulfurospirillum halorespirans DSM 13726 genome has a window encoding:
- a CDS encoding aspartate aminotransferase family protein gives MDFETMDKEYVLQTYARNYVNFKHGINATLFDDKGRDYIDFTSGIGVVSVGHGNQRLADAISDQARHIIHTSNLYMIEPQAKLAKKICELTGYDVGVFFGNSGAEANEGAIKLARKYGEKKFANKKYKVLTLEHSFHGRTITTVKATGQESFHKTAFAPYPAGFSYTKEIADLYNAIDDETVAVMIELVQGEGGVKAFPKKDIQDLAKFLKEKEILLIIDEVQSGVFRSGEFLATSLYEIEPDIITLAKGLAGGVPIGAVISKHKDIFEAGDHGSTFGGNFLSTRAGLEALAILEEYKQSGMLDEALIYFDAKLKVTCKAFPTLFESVEGLGLMRGIKCQSGDILASVIKKAFEQGVLVLKAGKNTLRFLPPLTISKEEIDEGFKRLASACSTLL, from the coding sequence ATGGATTTTGAAACAATGGATAAAGAGTATGTGTTGCAGACGTATGCGCGAAACTATGTCAATTTTAAACACGGCATCAACGCAACCCTTTTTGATGATAAAGGAAGAGATTATATCGATTTTACGAGCGGTATAGGTGTGGTGAGTGTGGGGCATGGCAATCAACGACTTGCCGATGCGATCAGTGATCAAGCACGCCATATTATCCATACATCCAATCTTTACATGATTGAACCCCAAGCGAAGCTCGCTAAAAAAATCTGTGAACTTACAGGCTATGATGTGGGCGTTTTCTTTGGAAACTCAGGCGCTGAAGCGAATGAAGGTGCCATTAAACTCGCACGAAAGTATGGTGAGAAAAAATTTGCCAATAAAAAATACAAAGTCTTAACCCTAGAGCATTCGTTTCATGGACGTACCATAACAACGGTGAAAGCCACAGGTCAAGAGAGTTTTCATAAAACGGCTTTTGCTCCGTACCCAGCGGGATTTTCATACACAAAAGAGATCGCAGATCTTTACAATGCGATTGATGATGAGACGGTTGCTGTCATGATCGAACTCGTGCAAGGCGAGGGTGGCGTTAAGGCGTTTCCTAAAAAAGATATTCAAGATTTGGCAAAATTTTTAAAAGAGAAAGAGATTTTGCTTATCATCGACGAAGTCCAAAGCGGCGTCTTTAGAAGCGGTGAATTTTTAGCCACAAGTCTGTATGAAATTGAGCCAGACATCATCACGCTTGCCAAAGGATTAGCCGGTGGTGTGCCTATTGGCGCGGTGATTAGCAAGCACAAAGACATTTTTGAAGCAGGCGATCACGGCAGTACATTTGGCGGAAATTTCCTCTCCACACGCGCAGGACTCGAAGCACTGGCGATTTTGGAAGAGTACAAACAAAGTGGGATGCTGGATGAAGCGCTCATCTATTTTGATGCAAAACTCAAAGTTACATGTAAAGCGTTTCCGACACTTTTTGAGAGTGTTGAGGGACTTGGTTTGATGCGTGGCATTAAGTGTCAAAGTGGCGATATTTTGGCAAGTGTCATCAAAAAAGCGTTTGAGCAGGGCGTGTTGGTTCTCAAAGCGGGCAAAAATACGCTTCGATTCTTACCTCCACTCACGATCTCAAAAGAGGAGATCGATGAGGGCTTTAAACGTTTAGCGAGTGCGTGTAGCACGCTTTTATAA